From Diceros bicornis minor isolate mBicDic1 chromosome 17, mDicBic1.mat.cur, whole genome shotgun sequence, the proteins below share one genomic window:
- the ZNF740 gene encoding zinc finger protein 740 isoform X1 — MAQASLLACEGLAGVSLVPTAASKKMMLSQIASKQAENGERAGSPDVLRCSSQGHRKDSDKSRSRKDDDSLAEASHSKKTVKKVVVVEQNGSFQVKIPKNFVCEHCFGAFRSSYHLKRHILIHTGEKPFECDICDMRFIQKYHLERHKRVHSGEKPYQCERCHQCFSRTDRLLRHKRMCQGCQSKTSDGQFSL; from the exons ATGGCTCAG GCAAGTCTCCTGGCTTGTGAAGGCCTAGCAGGTGTGAGTTTGGTTCCCACTGCAGCCAGCAAGAAGATGATGCTGAGCCAGATTGCCAGCAAGCAGGCCGAGAATGGAGAGCGGGCAGGTAGCCCTGATGTGCTGAGGTGCTCGAGTCAG GGCCACCGAAAAGACAGCGATAAGTCCAGGAGCCGCAAAGATGATGACAGCTTGGCGGAGGCCTCCCATTCAAAAAAGACTGTTAAAAAG GTGGTGGTAGTGGAACAAAATGGCTCTTTTCAAGTAAAGATTCCCAAAAATTTTGTTTGTGAACACTGCTTTGGAGCCTTTAGGAGCAGTTACCACCTCAAGAGGCACATCCTTATTCATACTG GTGAGAAGCCATTTGAGTGTGATATATGTGATATGCGCTTCATCCAGAAGTACCACCTGGAGCGCCATAAGCGTGTGCACAGTGGCGAAAAGCCCTACCAGTGTGAACGGTGTCATCAG TGTTTTTCTCGGACAGATCGATTACTCAGACACAAACGGATGTGCCAAGGGTGCCAGTCCAAGACTTCCGACGGGCAGTTTTCTCTATAG
- the ZNF740 gene encoding zinc finger protein 740 isoform X2, producing MKEASLLACEGLAGVSLVPTAASKKMMLSQIASKQAENGERAGSPDVLRCSSQGHRKDSDKSRSRKDDDSLAEASHSKKTVKKVVVVEQNGSFQVKIPKNFVCEHCFGAFRSSYHLKRHILIHTGEKPFECDICDMRFIQKYHLERHKRVHSGEKPYQCERCHQCFSRTDRLLRHKRMCQGCQSKTSDGQFSL from the exons ATGAAGGAG GCAAGTCTCCTGGCTTGTGAAGGCCTAGCAGGTGTGAGTTTGGTTCCCACTGCAGCCAGCAAGAAGATGATGCTGAGCCAGATTGCCAGCAAGCAGGCCGAGAATGGAGAGCGGGCAGGTAGCCCTGATGTGCTGAGGTGCTCGAGTCAG GGCCACCGAAAAGACAGCGATAAGTCCAGGAGCCGCAAAGATGATGACAGCTTGGCGGAGGCCTCCCATTCAAAAAAGACTGTTAAAAAG GTGGTGGTAGTGGAACAAAATGGCTCTTTTCAAGTAAAGATTCCCAAAAATTTTGTTTGTGAACACTGCTTTGGAGCCTTTAGGAGCAGTTACCACCTCAAGAGGCACATCCTTATTCATACTG GTGAGAAGCCATTTGAGTGTGATATATGTGATATGCGCTTCATCCAGAAGTACCACCTGGAGCGCCATAAGCGTGTGCACAGTGGCGAAAAGCCCTACCAGTGTGAACGGTGTCATCAG TGTTTTTCTCGGACAGATCGATTACTCAGACACAAACGGATGTGCCAAGGGTGCCAGTCCAAGACTTCCGACGGGCAGTTTTCTCTATAG
- the ITGB7 gene encoding integrin beta-7 isoform X1 has protein sequence MRINYHIMKHPAHNMCSIDELPASRPLWHQLPWPSSTPVCSTFLDQSPPPPPSLPHPGACHFLLCSLPDQYTKPAAASGGRAALHAPTMMALSMVLVFLLALSGGESELDPKLSSPGEATEWGDPDLPLPESCQPAPSCQKCILSHPTCAWCKQLNFTAGGEAEARRCARREELLARGCPPWELEEPRGWQEVLQDEPLSQGARGDGATQLAPQRVRVTLRPGEPQQLRVRFLRAEGYPVDLYYLMDLSYSMKDDLERVRQLGHALLVRLQEVTRSVRIGFGSFVDKTVLPFVSTVPSKLRHPCPSRLERCQPPFSFHHVLPLTGDAEAFEREVGRQSVSGNLDSPEGGFDAILQAALCQEQIGWRNVSRLLVFTSDDTFHTAGDGKLGGIFMPSDGHCHLDSNGLYSRSPEFDYPSVGQVAQALSAANIQPIFAVTSTTLPVYQELSKLIPKSAVGELSEDSSNVVQLIMEAYNSLSSTVTLEHSPLPPGVHISYESQCGGSEKREGEAGDRGQCNNVRINQTVNFLVTLQATHCLPEPHLLRFRALGFSEELIVELHTLCDCNCNDTQLHAPHCSDGQGQLQCGVCSCAPGRLGRLCECSEAELSSPDLESGCRAPNGTGPLCSGKGRCQCGRCSCSGRSSGRLCECDDASCERHEGILCGGFGRCQCGVCHCHANRTGRACECSGDTDSCVSPEGGLCSGHGHCKCNRCQCLDGYYGALCDQCPGCKTPCERHRDCAECGAFGTGLLATNCSVACAHANVTLALAPVLDDGWCKERTLDNQLFFFLVEDEVGGGVVLRVRPREKGADHTQAIVLGCVGGIVAVGLALVLAYRLSVEIYDRREYRRFEKERQQLNWKQDNNPLYKSAVTTTVNPRFQADSPAL, from the exons atgaggattaattaCCACATCATGAAACATCCAGCACATAATATGTGCTCAATAGATGAACTTCCCGCTTCCAGACCCCTGTGGCATCAACTGCCTTGGCCCAGTTCCACCCCTGTCTGCTCCACTTTCCTAGATCAgtcacccccaccacccccaagtcTCCCCCACCCTGGGGCGTGTCACTTCCTCCTCTGTAGCCTCCCAGATCAGTACACAAAGCCTGCCGCTGCCTCCGGAGGAAGGGCTGCTTTGCACGCACCT ACAATGATGGCTTTGTCAATGGTCCTTGTTTTCCTGCTGGCCCTGAGTGGAGGGGAGAGTGAGTTGGACCCCAAGCTCTCATCCCCAGGGGAGGCCACAGAATGGGGAGATCCTGATCTGCCCCTGCCAGAGTCCTGCCAGCCAGCCCCCTCCTGCCAGAAGTGCATCCTCTCACACCCAACCTGTGCATGGTGCAAGCAACTG AACTTCACCGCGGGGGGGGAGGCGGAGGCGCGGCGATGCGCCCGGCGGGAGGAGCTGCTGGCTCGGGGCTGCCCAccgtgggagctggaggagccccGCGGCTGGCAGGAGGTGCTGCAGGACGAGCCGCTCAGCCAGGGCGCCCGCGGCGACGGGGCAACCCAGCTGGCGCCGCAGCGGGTCCGAGTCACGCTGCGGCCCG GGGAGCCCCAGCAGCTCCGGGTCCGCTTCCTCCGGGCCGAGGGATACCCTGTGGACCTGTACTACCTTATGGACCTGAGCTACTCCATGAAGGACGACCTGGAGCGCGTGCGCCAGCTCGGGCACGCCCTGCTGGTGCGGCTGCAGGAGGTCACCCGTTCTGTGCGCATCG GCTTTGGCTCCTTCGTGGACAAAACGGTGCTGCCCTTTGTGAGCACAGTGCCCTCCAAGCTTCGTCACCCCTGCCCCAGTCGGCTGGAGCGCTGCCAGCCGCCCTTCAGCTTTCACCACGTGCTGCCCCTGACGGGGGACGCTGAGGCCTTTGAGCGGGAGGTGGGGCGCCAGAGCGTGTCCGGCAACCTGGACTCGCCGGAAGGTGGCTTCGACGCCATTCtgcaggctgcactctgccag gagcAGATTGGCTGGAGAAATGTGTCCCGGCTGCTGGTGTTCACTTCCGATGACACATTCCACACAGCTGGAGATGGGAAGTTGGGTGGCATTTTCATGCCCAGCGATGGGCACTGCCACTTGGACAGCAATGGCCTCTACAGTCGCAGCCCTGAGTTC GACTACCCCTCGGTGGGTCAGGTGGCTCAGGCCCTCTCTGCAGCAAACATCCAGCCCATCTTTGCTGTCACCAGCACCACACTGCCTGTCTACCAG GAGCTGAGTAAGCTGATTCCTAAGTCCGCAGTGGGAGAGTTGAGCGAGGACTCCAGCAACGTGGTGCAGCTTATCATGGAGGCATATAAT AGCCTGTCATCCACTGTGACCCTCGAACACTCTCCACTCCCTCCTGGGGTCCACATCTCTTATGAATCTCAGTGTGGGGGTTCTGAGAAGAGGGAGGGTGAGGCTGGAGACCGGGGCCAATGCAACAACGTCCGAATCAACCAGACG GTGAATTTTTTGGTTACTCTCCAAGCTACGCACTGCCTCCCAGAGCCCCATCTTCTGAGGTTCCGGGCCCTTGGCTTCTCAGAGGAGCTGATTGTGGAGCTGCACACGCTGTGTGATTGTAACTGCAATGACACACAGCTCCACGCTCCCCACTGCAGCGACGGCCAGGGGCAGCTACAATGCGGGGTGTGCAG ctGTGCCCCTGGCCGCCTGGGTCGGCTCTGTGAGTGCTCTGAGGCTGAGCTGTCCTCCCCAGACCTGGAATCTGGGTGCCGGGCCCCCAATGGGACAGGGCCTCTGTGCAGTGGGAAGGGCCGGTGCCAGTGTGGACGCTGCAGCTGCAGTGGACGGAGCTCCGGGCGCCTGTGCGAGTGTGATGACGCCAGCTGTGAGCGTCATGAGGGCATCCTCTGTGGAG GCTTTGGCCGCTGCCAATGTGGAGTGTGTCACTGTCACGCCAACCGCACAGGCAGAGCGTGTGAATGCAGTGGGGACACGGACAGCTGTGTCAGTCCCGAGGGAGGGCTCTGCAGTGGGCATGGACACTGCAAATGCAACCGCTGCCAGTGCTTGGACGGCTACTATGGTGCCCTATGTGACCAGTGCCCAGGCTGCAAGACACCATGCGAGAGACACAG GGACTGTGCAGAGTGTGGGGCCTTTGGGACTGGTCTCCTGGCCACCAATTGCAGCGTGGCTTGTGCCCATGCCAACGTGACTCTGGCTTTGGCCCCTGTCCTGGATGATGGCTGGTGCAAAGAGAGGACCCTGGACAACCAGCTGTTCTTCTTCCTCGTGGAGGATGAAGTCGGAGGTGGGGTCGTGCTGCGAGTAAGACCCCGAGAGA AGGGAGCAGACCACACCCAGGCCATTGTGCTGGGCTGCGTAGGGGGCATCGTGGCGGTAGGACTGGCGCTGGTCCTGGCTTATCGGCTCTCGGTGGAAATCTATGACCGCCGAGAATACCGTCGCTTCGAGAAGGAGCGCCAGCAACTCAACTGGAAGCAG GACAACAATCCTCTCTACAAAAGCGCCGTCACAACCACCGTCAACCCCCGCTTCCAGGCAGACAGTCCCGCTCTCTGA
- the ITGB7 gene encoding integrin beta-7 isoform X2, whose translation MMALSMVLVFLLALSGGESELDPKLSSPGEATEWGDPDLPLPESCQPAPSCQKCILSHPTCAWCKQLNFTAGGEAEARRCARREELLARGCPPWELEEPRGWQEVLQDEPLSQGARGDGATQLAPQRVRVTLRPGEPQQLRVRFLRAEGYPVDLYYLMDLSYSMKDDLERVRQLGHALLVRLQEVTRSVRIGFGSFVDKTVLPFVSTVPSKLRHPCPSRLERCQPPFSFHHVLPLTGDAEAFEREVGRQSVSGNLDSPEGGFDAILQAALCQEQIGWRNVSRLLVFTSDDTFHTAGDGKLGGIFMPSDGHCHLDSNGLYSRSPEFDYPSVGQVAQALSAANIQPIFAVTSTTLPVYQELSKLIPKSAVGELSEDSSNVVQLIMEAYNSLSSTVTLEHSPLPPGVHISYESQCGGSEKREGEAGDRGQCNNVRINQTVNFLVTLQATHCLPEPHLLRFRALGFSEELIVELHTLCDCNCNDTQLHAPHCSDGQGQLQCGVCSCAPGRLGRLCECSEAELSSPDLESGCRAPNGTGPLCSGKGRCQCGRCSCSGRSSGRLCECDDASCERHEGILCGGFGRCQCGVCHCHANRTGRACECSGDTDSCVSPEGGLCSGHGHCKCNRCQCLDGYYGALCDQCPGCKTPCERHRDCAECGAFGTGLLATNCSVACAHANVTLALAPVLDDGWCKERTLDNQLFFFLVEDEVGGGVVLRVRPREKGADHTQAIVLGCVGGIVAVGLALVLAYRLSVEIYDRREYRRFEKERQQLNWKQDNNPLYKSAVTTTVNPRFQADSPAL comes from the exons ATGATGGCTTTGTCAATGGTCCTTGTTTTCCTGCTGGCCCTGAGTGGAGGGGAGAGTGAGTTGGACCCCAAGCTCTCATCCCCAGGGGAGGCCACAGAATGGGGAGATCCTGATCTGCCCCTGCCAGAGTCCTGCCAGCCAGCCCCCTCCTGCCAGAAGTGCATCCTCTCACACCCAACCTGTGCATGGTGCAAGCAACTG AACTTCACCGCGGGGGGGGAGGCGGAGGCGCGGCGATGCGCCCGGCGGGAGGAGCTGCTGGCTCGGGGCTGCCCAccgtgggagctggaggagccccGCGGCTGGCAGGAGGTGCTGCAGGACGAGCCGCTCAGCCAGGGCGCCCGCGGCGACGGGGCAACCCAGCTGGCGCCGCAGCGGGTCCGAGTCACGCTGCGGCCCG GGGAGCCCCAGCAGCTCCGGGTCCGCTTCCTCCGGGCCGAGGGATACCCTGTGGACCTGTACTACCTTATGGACCTGAGCTACTCCATGAAGGACGACCTGGAGCGCGTGCGCCAGCTCGGGCACGCCCTGCTGGTGCGGCTGCAGGAGGTCACCCGTTCTGTGCGCATCG GCTTTGGCTCCTTCGTGGACAAAACGGTGCTGCCCTTTGTGAGCACAGTGCCCTCCAAGCTTCGTCACCCCTGCCCCAGTCGGCTGGAGCGCTGCCAGCCGCCCTTCAGCTTTCACCACGTGCTGCCCCTGACGGGGGACGCTGAGGCCTTTGAGCGGGAGGTGGGGCGCCAGAGCGTGTCCGGCAACCTGGACTCGCCGGAAGGTGGCTTCGACGCCATTCtgcaggctgcactctgccag gagcAGATTGGCTGGAGAAATGTGTCCCGGCTGCTGGTGTTCACTTCCGATGACACATTCCACACAGCTGGAGATGGGAAGTTGGGTGGCATTTTCATGCCCAGCGATGGGCACTGCCACTTGGACAGCAATGGCCTCTACAGTCGCAGCCCTGAGTTC GACTACCCCTCGGTGGGTCAGGTGGCTCAGGCCCTCTCTGCAGCAAACATCCAGCCCATCTTTGCTGTCACCAGCACCACACTGCCTGTCTACCAG GAGCTGAGTAAGCTGATTCCTAAGTCCGCAGTGGGAGAGTTGAGCGAGGACTCCAGCAACGTGGTGCAGCTTATCATGGAGGCATATAAT AGCCTGTCATCCACTGTGACCCTCGAACACTCTCCACTCCCTCCTGGGGTCCACATCTCTTATGAATCTCAGTGTGGGGGTTCTGAGAAGAGGGAGGGTGAGGCTGGAGACCGGGGCCAATGCAACAACGTCCGAATCAACCAGACG GTGAATTTTTTGGTTACTCTCCAAGCTACGCACTGCCTCCCAGAGCCCCATCTTCTGAGGTTCCGGGCCCTTGGCTTCTCAGAGGAGCTGATTGTGGAGCTGCACACGCTGTGTGATTGTAACTGCAATGACACACAGCTCCACGCTCCCCACTGCAGCGACGGCCAGGGGCAGCTACAATGCGGGGTGTGCAG ctGTGCCCCTGGCCGCCTGGGTCGGCTCTGTGAGTGCTCTGAGGCTGAGCTGTCCTCCCCAGACCTGGAATCTGGGTGCCGGGCCCCCAATGGGACAGGGCCTCTGTGCAGTGGGAAGGGCCGGTGCCAGTGTGGACGCTGCAGCTGCAGTGGACGGAGCTCCGGGCGCCTGTGCGAGTGTGATGACGCCAGCTGTGAGCGTCATGAGGGCATCCTCTGTGGAG GCTTTGGCCGCTGCCAATGTGGAGTGTGTCACTGTCACGCCAACCGCACAGGCAGAGCGTGTGAATGCAGTGGGGACACGGACAGCTGTGTCAGTCCCGAGGGAGGGCTCTGCAGTGGGCATGGACACTGCAAATGCAACCGCTGCCAGTGCTTGGACGGCTACTATGGTGCCCTATGTGACCAGTGCCCAGGCTGCAAGACACCATGCGAGAGACACAG GGACTGTGCAGAGTGTGGGGCCTTTGGGACTGGTCTCCTGGCCACCAATTGCAGCGTGGCTTGTGCCCATGCCAACGTGACTCTGGCTTTGGCCCCTGTCCTGGATGATGGCTGGTGCAAAGAGAGGACCCTGGACAACCAGCTGTTCTTCTTCCTCGTGGAGGATGAAGTCGGAGGTGGGGTCGTGCTGCGAGTAAGACCCCGAGAGA AGGGAGCAGACCACACCCAGGCCATTGTGCTGGGCTGCGTAGGGGGCATCGTGGCGGTAGGACTGGCGCTGGTCCTGGCTTATCGGCTCTCGGTGGAAATCTATGACCGCCGAGAATACCGTCGCTTCGAGAAGGAGCGCCAGCAACTCAACTGGAAGCAG GACAACAATCCTCTCTACAAAAGCGCCGTCACAACCACCGTCAACCCCCGCTTCCAGGCAGACAGTCCCGCTCTCTGA